From Micromonospora nigra, one genomic window encodes:
- a CDS encoding nitroreductase family deazaflavin-dependent oxidoreductase, with translation MTAGEQVLDSPEGWVADHIQRYVATDGADGHEWRPGVFTLLLTTRGRRSGTLRRTALIYGRDGDSYLIVASQGGDPKHPAWYLNLLAEPEVLVQVGAERFTARARTATAAEKPRMWTTMVSIWPPYDDYQAKTDRDIPVVVLDRV, from the coding sequence ATGACGGCCGGCGAGCAGGTGCTGGACAGCCCCGAGGGCTGGGTGGCCGACCACATCCAGCGGTACGTCGCCACCGATGGCGCCGACGGTCACGAGTGGCGTCCGGGCGTCTTCACCCTGCTGCTGACCACGCGGGGCCGCCGCAGCGGCACACTTCGGCGCACGGCCCTGATCTACGGTCGGGACGGCGACTCCTACCTGATCGTCGCCTCGCAGGGCGGCGATCCGAAACATCCGGCGTGGTATCTGAACCTGCTGGCCGAACCGGAGGTGCTGGTGCAGGTCGGTGCCGAACGGTTCACCGCACGGGCGCGTACGGCCACGGCGGCGGAGAAGCCGCGGATGTGGACGACGATGGTCTCGATCTGGCCCCCGTACGACGACTACCAGGCCAAGACCGACCGGGACATTCCCGTGGTGGTGCTCGACCGGGTCTGA
- a CDS encoding adhesin, with protein MLTMTDNAVLVIRDLAAQQDVLSDGGVRIAADMTAGSLTVELVEAPADGDQVVDNQGARIFLDSDAAELLGDASVDASVDDEGIIQFGFTEKE; from the coding sequence ATGCTCACCATGACCGACAACGCCGTGCTGGTCATCCGTGACCTCGCCGCCCAGCAGGACGTCCTGTCCGACGGGGGCGTGCGCATCGCCGCCGACATGACGGCGGGCTCACTCACCGTCGAGTTGGTCGAGGCACCCGCCGACGGTGACCAGGTGGTCGACAACCAGGGTGCCCGGATCTTCCTCGACTCCGACGCCGCCGAACTGCTCGGCGACGCCTCGGTTGACGCGTCGGTCGACGACGAGGGCATCATCCAGTTCGGGTTCACCGAGAAGGAGTGA
- a CDS encoding PepSY domain-containing protein — translation MKRNVITASVGGAAAVLAATGVFLGVTAADADRAGPTRLTAATAAPTTPAGTAGPTSSGPTGTPTTGPTSSGPTGTPTTGPTSSGPTGTPTGPAGGGDAVSRERAGEIALAHVGGGQIEEVESETEDGRPVWDVEIVRDGTEYEVDVDRGSGTVVDSEQDDDDDDRDDEDEDDEDDEDDEDEDDDRDDD, via the coding sequence ATGAAACGCAACGTGATCACGGCGTCGGTCGGCGGGGCGGCGGCCGTGCTGGCCGCCACCGGCGTGTTCCTGGGCGTCACGGCGGCCGACGCCGACCGTGCCGGGCCCACCAGGTTGACGGCGGCCACGGCCGCCCCGACCACCCCGGCAGGCACCGCCGGCCCGACCAGCAGCGGCCCGACGGGGACGCCGACCACCGGCCCGACCAGCAGCGGCCCGACGGGGACGCCGACCACCGGCCCGACCAGCAGCGGCCCGACGGGGACGCCGACCGGCCCGGCGGGTGGTGGCGACGCGGTCAGCCGGGAGCGGGCCGGCGAGATCGCCCTGGCCCACGTCGGTGGCGGCCAGATCGAGGAGGTCGAGTCCGAGACGGAGGACGGTCGCCCGGTATGGGACGTCGAGATCGTCCGGGACGGCACCGAGTACGAGGTCGACGTCGACCGGGGCAGCGGCACCGTGGTCGATTCCGAGCAGGACGACGACGATGACGACCGGGACGACGAGGACGAGGACGACGAGGACGACGAGGACGACGAGGACGAGGACGACGACCGGGACGACGACTGA
- a CDS encoding response regulator transcription factor: protein MARLLIVEDDLTIRTPLVRALRERGHAVAAASTAMAGLQNALDDRPDLVVLDLGLPDLDGRELLRMLRAVSAVPVIVATARDDEPEIVRVLDAGADDYVVKPFTAAQLDARVRAVLRRGPAGAAAGDPTLVVGGLRIDPRSRQVSLDGEPVELTPREFELLRHLAARVGEVVTKRELLTEVWRIPYGGADKTVDVHLSWLRRKLGENAQEPRYLHTVRGVGVRLEAPGEPA, encoded by the coding sequence GTGGCCCGCCTGCTGATCGTCGAGGACGACCTGACCATCCGCACGCCCCTGGTGCGGGCACTGCGCGAGCGGGGGCACGCGGTCGCGGCGGCGTCCACCGCCATGGCCGGCCTCCAGAACGCCCTCGACGACCGGCCCGACCTGGTGGTGCTCGATCTGGGGCTGCCCGACCTCGACGGCCGCGAGCTGCTGCGGATGCTACGGGCGGTCAGCGCGGTCCCGGTCATCGTCGCCACCGCTCGCGACGACGAGCCGGAGATCGTCCGGGTCCTCGACGCCGGTGCCGACGACTACGTGGTCAAGCCGTTCACCGCCGCACAGCTCGACGCCCGGGTACGGGCGGTGCTGCGGCGCGGCCCGGCCGGCGCGGCGGCCGGGGACCCGACGCTGGTGGTCGGCGGGCTGCGCATCGACCCGCGATCCCGGCAGGTGAGCCTGGACGGCGAGCCGGTCGAGCTGACGCCCCGCGAGTTCGAGCTGCTGCGGCACCTGGCCGCCCGGGTCGGGGAGGTCGTCACCAAGCGGGAGCTGCTGACGGAGGTGTGGCGGATCCCGTACGGCGGCGCGGACAAGACCGTCGACGTGCACCTGTCGTGGCTGCGCCGCAAGCTCGGCGAGAACGCCCAGGAGCCCCGCTACCTGCACACCGTGCGCGGGGTCGGGGTCCGGCTGGAGGCCCCCGGGGAGCCCGCGTGA
- a CDS encoding sulfotransferase domain-containing protein: MTDEPHRYRSPDEDSARWRGFPFRDGDIVVSTRSKSGTTWMQMICALLVLRTPELPVPLAELSPWLDWLVEPRDDVFRRLAAQRHRRIVKTHTPLDGVPLDARARYVVVARHPLDMAVSLYYQAADNLDQRRLRELTGSAAFADRPKPRPTVDEWLARWVDDDPDPRAELDSLPGVLWHLGDAWGRRHEPNVLLVHYDDLSTDLAGQMGRLAAWLELDPPAPELVEAATFDRMRERADRLAPDPAGILLDRRAFFRRGRSGQGREVLAAPALARYRARVADLAPADLLAWLHRAP, translated from the coding sequence ATGACCGACGAGCCGCACCGCTACCGGTCCCCCGACGAGGACAGCGCCCGGTGGCGCGGATTCCCGTTCCGCGACGGTGACATCGTGGTCAGCACCCGCTCCAAGAGCGGCACCACCTGGATGCAGATGATCTGTGCGCTGCTCGTGCTGCGCACCCCGGAACTGCCGGTGCCCCTGGCGGAGCTGTCGCCGTGGCTGGACTGGCTGGTCGAGCCGCGCGACGACGTGTTCCGGCGGCTGGCGGCCCAACGGCACCGCCGGATCGTCAAGACCCACACACCCCTCGACGGCGTGCCCCTCGATGCCCGGGCCCGCTACGTGGTGGTCGCCCGCCACCCGCTGGACATGGCGGTGTCCCTCTATTACCAGGCCGCCGACAACCTGGACCAGCGGCGGTTGCGGGAGTTGACCGGCTCCGCCGCCTTTGCCGACCGGCCGAAGCCCCGGCCCACCGTGGACGAGTGGCTGGCCCGTTGGGTGGACGACGACCCCGATCCCCGCGCCGAGCTGGACTCCCTGCCCGGAGTCCTGTGGCACCTGGGCGATGCCTGGGGCCGCCGGCACGAACCGAACGTGCTCCTCGTGCACTACGACGACCTGTCGACCGACCTGGCGGGGCAGATGGGCCGGCTGGCGGCCTGGCTGGAGCTGGACCCGCCCGCCCCGGAGCTGGTCGAGGCCGCCACCTTCGACCGGATGCGGGAGCGGGCCGACCGGCTCGCCCCCGACCCGGCCGGGATCCTCCTCGATCGACGGGCCTTCTTCCGCCGGGGCCGGTCCGGGCAGGGCCGGGAGGTCCTCGCCGCGCCGGCGCTCGCGCGCTACCGGGCCCGCGTCGCGGACCTGGCTCCGGCAGACCTGCTCGCCTGGTTGCACCGCGCACCCTGA
- a CDS encoding serine hydrolase domain-containing protein gives MSVARSIDPDQIGFDPARLARIDEHFGRYVDDGRLAGWQVVVTRRGEVAHSSTHGLRDREAGLPVEADTLWRIYSMTKPVTSVAAMMLWEEGRFELTDEISRWLPEFADLRVYSKGSTLKPYTVPAVEPIRVWHLLTHTAGLTYGFMQTSVVDSLYRAAGYDLHPPADVDLATACQVFGELPLLFQPGTAWGYSVATDVLGRLIEVVSGQSLDAFFADRILRPLGMTDTRWWVEGDESARLAALHAPDPRTGRAVRFDKLGDAAYTKPMLLSGGGGLISSAADYHRFTQLLLRGGEVAGVRLLAPRTVRLMTRNHLPGGQDLGTLSTGGFAETTFDGIGFGLGFAVVDDPIPSRGPSSVGEFYWGGVASTAFWVDPTEELTALFFTQLMPSSTWPLRSQLRQLVYAALVD, from the coding sequence GTGAGCGTGGCACGCAGCATCGACCCGGACCAGATCGGCTTCGACCCGGCGCGGCTGGCGCGCATCGACGAACACTTCGGCAGGTACGTCGACGACGGCCGGCTCGCCGGTTGGCAGGTGGTGGTCACCCGCCGCGGCGAGGTGGCGCACTCCTCGACCCACGGGCTGCGGGACCGCGAGGCGGGGCTGCCGGTGGAGGCGGACACCCTCTGGCGGATCTACTCGATGACCAAGCCGGTCACCTCGGTCGCGGCGATGATGCTGTGGGAGGAGGGCCGCTTCGAGCTGACCGACGAGATCAGCCGCTGGCTGCCCGAGTTCGCCGACCTGCGGGTCTACTCGAAAGGCTCGACGCTCAAGCCGTACACCGTGCCGGCGGTCGAGCCGATCCGGGTGTGGCACCTGCTCACCCACACGGCCGGCCTCACGTACGGCTTCATGCAGACCTCGGTGGTCGACAGCCTGTACCGGGCGGCCGGCTACGACCTGCACCCCCCGGCGGACGTCGACCTCGCGACCGCCTGCCAGGTGTTCGGCGAGCTGCCGCTGCTGTTCCAGCCCGGCACCGCCTGGGGCTACTCGGTCGCCACCGACGTGCTGGGGCGGCTGATCGAGGTCGTCTCCGGGCAGAGCCTCGACGCCTTCTTCGCCGACCGGATCCTGCGCCCGCTGGGCATGACCGACACCCGTTGGTGGGTCGAGGGCGACGAGTCCGCCCGGTTGGCCGCGCTGCACGCCCCCGACCCGCGCACCGGCCGCGCGGTGCGCTTCGACAAGCTCGGCGACGCGGCGTACACGAAACCGATGCTGTTGTCCGGCGGCGGCGGGCTGATCTCCTCGGCCGCCGACTACCACCGGTTCACCCAGTTGCTGCTGCGCGGTGGCGAGGTGGCCGGGGTGCGCCTGCTCGCCCCCCGCACCGTGCGCCTCATGACCCGCAACCACCTGCCCGGCGGGCAGGACCTGGGCACCCTGTCCACCGGCGGGTTCGCCGAGACCACCTTCGACGGCATCGGCTTCGGCCTCGGCTTCGCGGTGGTCGACGACCCGATCCCCAGCCGGGGGCCGAGCAGCGTGGGCGAGTTCTACTGGGGCGGGGTGGCCAGCACCGCGTTCTGGGTGGACCCGACGGAGGAGCTGACCGCCCTGTTCTTCACCCAGCTCATGCCGTCGAGCACCTGGCCGCTGCGCTCGCAGCTACGCCAACTCGTGTACGCGGCCCTGGTCGACTGA
- a CDS encoding pentapeptide repeat-containing protein encodes MPELIEGVAFRDEDWYAEELVDRHFVGCSFQRVDLTEAVSRGAVFDGCTFGSVSFNVSRHTDSAFTRCVFTRCNLFEAEFTGCKLVGSTFDRCDLRPLVVTGGDWSFTTLAGADLRGVRITGVRLREADLAGADLTGATLTGADLSGAQWRGARLIDADLRGSDLTSLDPGGAQVAGAVIDAAQAVLVARTLGFEVR; translated from the coding sequence ATGCCGGAGCTGATCGAGGGCGTGGCCTTCCGCGACGAGGACTGGTACGCCGAGGAACTGGTCGACCGGCACTTCGTCGGCTGCTCGTTCCAGCGGGTCGACCTCACCGAGGCGGTCAGTCGGGGTGCCGTGTTCGACGGCTGCACCTTCGGCTCGGTGTCGTTCAACGTCTCCCGGCACACCGATTCCGCGTTCACCCGCTGCGTGTTCACCCGCTGCAACCTCTTCGAGGCCGAGTTCACCGGCTGCAAGCTCGTCGGCAGCACCTTCGACCGCTGCGACCTGCGTCCGCTGGTGGTGACCGGCGGTGACTGGTCCTTCACCACCCTCGCGGGCGCCGACCTGCGGGGGGTGCGGATCACCGGCGTACGGCTGCGGGAGGCCGACCTGGCCGGGGCCGACCTGACGGGCGCGACGCTGACCGGAGCGGACCTGTCCGGCGCGCAGTGGCGGGGTGCCCGGCTCATCGACGCGGACCTGCGCGGCAGCGACCTGACCTCGCTCGACCCGGGCGGGGCGCAGGTGGCCGGCGCGGTGATCGACGCCGCGCAGGCCGTGCTGGTCGCCCGAACCCTCGGCTTCGAGGTGCGCTGA
- the heR gene encoding heliorhodopsin HeR, with translation MATGTRDRYSGLRWFNVAVGVLLAAEAAWMWAASNDLELPVTASYLTADPVTLRDPTLPETAFRIPIGPAVAVFLLLAAVDHFLVAAPGINRWYARHLDRRANYARWIEYSVSASLMIVLIGLFVGIRDLAAVIGLFAANTAMILFGLLMERQQTPGRADWSAFWFGTLVGLAPWLAIALYVAQPPEIPGFVWAIIFVQLLLFASFAVVMALQYAQIGRWRDYRVGEVSYILLSLGAKSALAWMIYSNVLRS, from the coding sequence ATGGCGACAGGGACGCGCGACCGGTACAGCGGGCTGCGGTGGTTCAACGTGGCCGTCGGGGTGCTGCTCGCGGCCGAGGCGGCCTGGATGTGGGCGGCGAGCAACGACCTGGAACTGCCCGTCACCGCGTCCTACCTGACGGCCGACCCGGTGACCCTGCGCGACCCCACCCTGCCGGAGACGGCGTTCCGCATCCCCATCGGTCCGGCGGTGGCGGTGTTCCTGCTGCTCGCCGCCGTCGACCATTTCCTGGTCGCGGCGCCCGGCATCAACCGCTGGTACGCGCGCCACCTCGACCGCCGCGCCAACTACGCCCGCTGGATCGAGTACTCGGTCAGCGCCTCGCTGATGATCGTGCTGATCGGGCTGTTCGTCGGCATCCGCGACCTCGCCGCGGTGATCGGGCTGTTCGCGGCGAACACCGCGATGATCCTGTTCGGACTGCTGATGGAACGGCAGCAGACGCCGGGCCGGGCGGACTGGAGCGCCTTCTGGTTCGGCACCCTGGTCGGCCTCGCCCCCTGGCTCGCGATCGCCCTCTACGTCGCCCAGCCGCCGGAGATTCCCGGCTTCGTGTGGGCGATCATCTTCGTGCAGCTCCTGCTGTTCGCCAGCTTCGCCGTGGTGATGGCCCTCCAGTACGCCCAGATCGGCCGCTGGCGCGACTACCGGGTCGGCGAGGTGTCGTACATCCTGCTCAGCCTCGGGGCGAAGTCGGCGCTGGCCTGGATGATCTACTCGAACGTGTTGCGGAGCTGA
- a CDS encoding sensor histidine kinase: MRARLTLLAAAVSVLILVAFLVPLALLVRTVAEDRATVRATADAQSLVPVVGTADPEAVRLTVEQLVADSEREVSVFLPDGTVLGSTAARTPAVALAERGQSLTAESAAGREIVIAVQGRPGGTWVIRTVVPRADLTEGVGRAWLVLTLLGVLLVLIGLAVADRLARTLVRPITDLSAVSHRLANAELDARVTPAGPPELREVAGALNHLAGRIQELLVQEREQVADLSHRLRTPLTALRLEAESLPDPQDAARVAAAVDGLERAVTGLIRQARWRSPAAGTVTGDAAAIVAERVAFWSVLAEDTGRAVRLDLAPGPLPVGVPADELAAAVDALLGNVFAHTPDGTPFGVRLAVDGERVVLTVADQGPGISPEAVRRGASLAGSTGLGLDIARRAAQASGGDLDLRSGTGGGAEVSLRLGRA, encoded by the coding sequence GTGAGGGCCCGGCTCACGCTGCTGGCAGCCGCCGTCAGCGTGCTGATCCTGGTCGCGTTCCTGGTGCCGTTGGCGCTGCTGGTACGCACCGTGGCCGAGGACAGGGCCACCGTCCGCGCCACGGCCGACGCGCAGAGCCTGGTGCCCGTCGTGGGCACCGCCGACCCGGAGGCGGTGCGGCTGACCGTCGAGCAGCTCGTCGCCGACTCCGAGCGGGAGGTCAGCGTCTTCCTGCCCGACGGCACTGTCCTCGGCTCCACCGCTGCGCGTACACCGGCGGTCGCGCTCGCCGAACGGGGGCAGAGCCTCACCGCGGAGTCGGCGGCCGGCCGGGAGATCGTCATCGCCGTGCAGGGCAGGCCCGGCGGCACCTGGGTGATCCGCACGGTGGTGCCGCGCGCGGACCTCACGGAAGGGGTGGGCCGGGCCTGGCTGGTGCTCACCCTGCTCGGTGTCCTGCTGGTGCTGATCGGCCTGGCGGTCGCCGACCGGCTGGCCCGCACCCTGGTACGGCCGATCACCGACCTGTCGGCGGTGTCGCACCGGCTGGCCAACGCGGAACTGGACGCACGGGTCACCCCGGCCGGCCCGCCCGAACTGCGCGAGGTCGCGGGCGCCCTCAACCACCTGGCGGGACGCATCCAGGAACTGCTCGTGCAGGAGCGCGAACAGGTCGCCGACCTGTCGCACCGGCTGCGTACCCCGCTGACCGCCCTGCGTCTGGAGGCCGAGTCGCTGCCCGACCCGCAGGACGCCGCGCGGGTGGCCGCCGCCGTCGACGGGTTGGAACGGGCCGTCACCGGCCTGATCCGGCAGGCCCGCTGGCGGTCGCCGGCGGCGGGGACGGTCACCGGCGACGCGGCGGCGATCGTCGCCGAGCGGGTGGCGTTCTGGTCGGTCCTGGCCGAGGACACCGGCCGGGCCGTACGCCTCGATCTGGCCCCCGGCCCGCTGCCGGTCGGCGTACCCGCCGACGAGCTGGCCGCAGCCGTGGACGCCCTGCTCGGCAACGTCTTCGCGCACACCCCCGACGGCACCCCCTTCGGCGTACGGCTGGCCGTCGACGGCGAGCGGGTGGTGCTCACCGTCGCCGACCAGGGGCCGGGAATCTCCCCGGAGGCGGTGCGCCGGGGCGCCAGCCTGGCCGGGTCGACGGGGCTGGGACTCGACATCGCCCGCCGGGCGGCGCAGGCCAGCGGCGGCGACCTGGATCTGCGCTCGGGCACCGGCGGGGGCGCGGAGGTGTCGCTCCGGCTCGGGCGAGCTTAA